From a single Azospirillum fermentarium genomic region:
- the rpsA gene encoding 30S ribosomal protein S1 has protein sequence MAQAMGKESFAALLEESLGTAESLEGSVVKGRVVSVENDMVTIDVGLKSEGRVALKEFSVPGQPAELKVGDTVEVYLERMEDKNGEAVLSREKAKREEAWTQLEKAFNDQQRVTGVIFGRVKGGFTVDLNGAVAFLPGSQVDIRPVRDISPLLGTPQPFQILKMDRSRGNIVVSRRAVLEESRAEARSELVANLKEGQVLQGVVKNITDYGAFVDLGGVDGLLHVTDIAWRRINHPSEALQIGQTVTVQVIRFNPETQRISLGMKQLEADPWEGVEAKYPIGAKFKGRVTNITDYGAFVELEPGIEGLVHVSEMSWTKKNVHPGKIVSTSQEVEVMVLDVDPQKRRISLGLKQCLDNPWETFLDKFGPGTELEGEVKNITEFGLFVGLPGDIDGMVHMSDLDWNKSGEEAIAEFKKGDRVKVKVLDVDIDKERISLGIKQLSNDPFEAATAGLKKNDVVTCTVTAVTDGGIEVAVGEGYTGFIRKSDLSRERGEQRPERFAVGEKIDAKVTQIDRGSRRISLSIKAREMEEEKQAMAEYGSSDSGASLGDILGAALKRKQAEQD, from the coding sequence ATGGCACAGGCTATGGGTAAGGAAAGCTTCGCGGCGCTTCTGGAAGAGTCGCTGGGCACGGCCGAGTCTCTGGAAGGCTCCGTCGTCAAGGGCCGCGTCGTCTCCGTCGAGAACGACATGGTCACCATCGACGTCGGCCTGAAGTCGGAAGGGCGCGTCGCGCTCAAGGAATTTTCCGTGCCCGGACAGCCCGCCGAGTTGAAGGTGGGCGACACCGTTGAGGTGTATCTGGAACGCATGGAAGACAAGAACGGCGAAGCCGTCCTGTCCCGTGAGAAGGCGAAGCGCGAAGAAGCGTGGACCCAGCTTGAAAAGGCCTTCAACGACCAGCAGCGCGTCACCGGCGTGATCTTCGGCCGCGTGAAGGGCGGTTTCACCGTCGATCTGAACGGTGCCGTGGCCTTCCTGCCCGGCAGCCAGGTCGATATCCGCCCGGTCCGCGACATCTCCCCGCTGCTGGGCACCCCGCAGCCCTTCCAGATCCTGAAGATGGACCGCTCGCGCGGGAACATCGTGGTGTCGCGCCGTGCGGTGCTGGAAGAAAGCCGCGCCGAAGCCCGTTCGGAACTGGTCGCCAACCTCAAGGAAGGCCAGGTTCTCCAGGGCGTGGTCAAGAACATCACCGATTACGGTGCGTTCGTGGATCTGGGCGGCGTGGACGGCCTGCTGCACGTCACCGACATCGCGTGGCGCCGCATCAACCATCCCTCGGAAGCCCTGCAGATCGGCCAGACCGTCACCGTGCAGGTCATCCGCTTCAACCCCGAAACCCAGCGCATCAGCCTGGGCATGAAGCAGCTTGAAGCCGATCCGTGGGAAGGCGTGGAAGCCAAGTACCCGATCGGGGCCAAGTTCAAGGGCCGCGTCACCAACATCACCGACTACGGCGCGTTCGTCGAGCTGGAGCCGGGCATCGAGGGTCTGGTTCACGTCTCCGAAATGTCGTGGACCAAGAAGAACGTCCATCCGGGCAAGATCGTTTCCACCTCTCAGGAAGTGGAAGTCATGGTCCTGGACGTCGATCCCCAGAAGCGCCGCATCAGCCTGGGCCTGAAGCAGTGCCTGGACAACCCGTGGGAGACCTTCCTCGACAAGTTCGGCCCGGGCACGGAGCTGGAAGGCGAGGTCAAGAACATCACCGAATTCGGTCTGTTCGTCGGTCTGCCGGGCGACATCGACGGCATGGTCCACATGTCCGACCTGGACTGGAACAAGTCGGGCGAAGAAGCCATCGCCGAGTTCAAGAAGGGCGACCGGGTCAAGGTGAAGGTGCTCGACGTCGATATCGACAAGGAGCGCATCAGCCTGGGCATCAAGCAGCTCTCGAACGATCCGTTCGAAGCCGCCACCGCCGGCCTGAAGAAGAACGACGTCGTGACCTGCACCGTGACCGCGGTCACCGACGGCGGCATCGAAGTGGCGGTGGGCGAAGGCTACACCGGCTTCATCCGCAAGTCGGACCTGTCGCGCGAGCGTGGTGAGCAGCGGCCCGAGCGTTTCGCCGTCGGCGAAAAGATCGACGCCAAGGTCACCCAGATCGACCGCGGTTCGCGCCGCATCTCCCTGTCGATCAAGGCCCGCGAGATGGAAGAAGAGAAGCAGGCGATGGCCGAGTACGGCTCGTCGGACTCGGGCGCCTCGCTGGGCGACATCCTGGGTGCGGCTCTGAAGCGCAAGCAGGCCGAGCAGGACTAA
- the cmk gene encoding (d)CMP kinase codes for MSSSLIIAIDGPAASGKGTLARRVARALGFAHLDTGSLYRAVGVLVLRADKDPADPVAAAQVARALKPDSAILDDPDLRTDEAAQAASKVAVVPEVRAALLDFQRSFAFTPPGGAPGAVLDGRDVGTVVCPDANAKLFVTASVEVRAQRRLKELQERGIPAIPSDVLEDMKARDARDSQRAIAPLVPADDAYLLDTSAMNADEAFTAAIAFIGSKTGVHGA; via the coding sequence ATGTCATCGTCTCTCATCATCGCCATCGACGGCCCCGCCGCTTCGGGCAAGGGCACGCTGGCCCGCCGCGTCGCGCGCGCGCTGGGCTTCGCCCATCTCGACACCGGCTCGCTGTACCGCGCCGTCGGCGTTCTGGTCCTGCGGGCCGACAAGGATCCGGCGGACCCGGTGGCGGCGGCCCAGGTGGCCCGTGCGCTGAAACCCGACTCGGCCATCCTGGACGACCCCGACCTGCGCACCGACGAGGCGGCCCAGGCCGCGTCCAAGGTCGCCGTGGTGCCCGAGGTGCGGGCCGCGCTCTTGGATTTCCAGCGCAGCTTCGCCTTCACTCCCCCCGGCGGGGCTCCCGGCGCCGTGCTGGACGGGCGCGACGTCGGCACGGTGGTCTGCCCGGATGCGAACGCCAAGCTGTTCGTCACCGCATCGGTGGAGGTCCGCGCCCAGCGGCGACTCAAGGAGTTGCAGGAGCGCGGGATTCCGGCTATACCGTCCGACGTTCTGGAAGACATGAAGGCTCGTGACGCGCGCGACAGCCAAAGGGCGATTGCCCCCCTGGTCCCCGCCGACGATGCTTATCTGCTTGATACGTCCGCGATGAACGCCGATGAGGCGTTTACCGCGGCGATTGCGTTTATCGGTTCCAAGACCGGTGTGCACGGCGCGTAA
- a CDS encoding type II toxin-antitoxin system HipA family toxin yields the protein MWPISRGGRIERLVVFTDCGGVPVPVGALQFDGRAARRSRFQYAASWLARPDARAIDPIGLPLRRKPAVSDPYEAALAFYDAGPDGWGKDVLSAAFPNQVFGLAEYLAAAGDDRTGDLRFGPTPDAGPGQWVPGDALIGLPDGSETLEDLTEAAEAVEAGIARRHHLELLFRSSADVGGARPKARIRRDGHGWIAKFSARGDAFDEPRVEAACLSLARACGIAVPEHEVVTVAGRSVLLVKRFDRTGDGRRLGYLSAATILRQPPADYATRFTYTDIAAAARAMGAAPCEEEIFRRLLFNCALHNTDDHLRNTAFLHDGGWRLSPAFDLMCHRAPHLAVRPARGADPLPDPGAAFAVFPAFGLEAGTAGRVRDEVEHGLRQWPDMLDRFGVTARDRGAVAQRTPYLR from the coding sequence ATGTGGCCGATTTCTAGGGGTGGCCGGATCGAGCGGCTGGTGGTGTTCACCGATTGCGGCGGTGTGCCGGTCCCCGTCGGCGCCCTGCAGTTTGACGGCCGGGCGGCGCGCCGGTCCCGTTTCCAATACGCCGCCTCGTGGCTGGCCCGTCCCGACGCCCGTGCCATCGACCCCATCGGTTTGCCGCTGCGGCGCAAGCCGGCTGTCAGTGATCCTTACGAAGCGGCTCTGGCCTTCTACGATGCCGGGCCGGACGGGTGGGGCAAGGACGTTCTGTCGGCGGCCTTTCCCAATCAGGTGTTCGGGCTGGCCGAATACCTTGCCGCTGCCGGCGATGACCGTACTGGCGACCTTCGCTTCGGTCCTACCCCGGACGCCGGTCCCGGCCAGTGGGTGCCCGGCGATGCCCTCATCGGCCTGCCCGACGGCAGCGAGACCCTGGAGGATCTGACCGAAGCCGCCGAGGCGGTGGAGGCCGGCATCGCCCGCCGCCACCATTTGGAGCTTCTGTTCCGTTCCAGTGCCGATGTGGGTGGCGCTCGGCCCAAGGCCCGCATCCGCCGGGACGGCCATGGCTGGATCGCCAAGTTTTCCGCCCGCGGCGATGCCTTCGACGAGCCGCGGGTGGAGGCTGCCTGCCTGTCCCTGGCCCGCGCGTGCGGCATCGCCGTGCCGGAGCACGAGGTGGTGACCGTGGCGGGCCGTTCCGTGCTGCTGGTCAAACGCTTCGACCGCACCGGCGATGGCCGGCGGCTGGGCTATCTGAGCGCGGCGACGATTCTGCGGCAGCCACCGGCGGATTACGCCACCCGCTTCACCTACACCGACATCGCCGCCGCCGCCCGCGCCATGGGGGCCGCACCGTGCGAGGAGGAGATCTTTCGCCGGCTGCTGTTCAATTGCGCCCTTCACAACACCGATGACCACCTGCGCAACACCGCCTTCCTCCATGATGGCGGCTGGCGTCTGTCGCCGGCCTTCGACCTGATGTGCCACCGGGCGCCGCATCTGGCGGTCCGGCCCGCCCGCGGTGCCGACCCGTTGCCCGATCCCGGCGCGGCGTTCGCCGTCTTTCCGGCCTTCGGGCTTGAGGCCGGGACCGCCGGACGGGTGCGTGACGAGGTTGAACACGGGCTGCGGCAGTGGCCGGACATGCTCGACCGCTTTGGGGTGACTGCACGCGACCGCGGGGCCGTGGCCCAGCGCACGCCGTATCTGAGGTGA
- a CDS encoding TIGR02300 family protein produces the protein MAKPEWGIKRICPNCGARYYDMRKDPPVCPACNTPFDPEALLKSRRARPVPVDDVKKIPVRAEDPDLEKDEDETAELDEVVDDVPVDDLDDEAADTPDDEDDVLIEDTSELGEDDMDEVVDVEGEDEEER, from the coding sequence GTGGCGAAGCCGGAATGGGGCATCAAGCGCATCTGCCCGAACTGCGGCGCGCGCTATTACGATATGCGCAAAGACCCGCCGGTCTGCCCGGCGTGCAACACCCCCTTTGACCCCGAAGCGCTTCTGAAGTCGCGCCGCGCCCGGCCCGTGCCGGTGGACGACGTGAAGAAGATCCCGGTCCGGGCAGAGGATCCCGACCTGGAAAAGGACGAGGACGAAACCGCCGAACTGGACGAGGTGGTGGATGATGTCCCCGTCGATGATCTGGACGACGAGGCCGCCGACACCCCCGACGATGAGGACGATGTTCTGATCGAGGACACCTCCGAACTCGGCGAGGACGACATGGACGAAGTCGTCGATGTCGAAGGCGAGGACGAGGAAGAGCGCTAA
- a CDS encoding LutC/YkgG family protein translates to MSDSRSQVLGAIRAALGGGDRAEARRTAEARIAAHARNIVPARTAVPAAELADLFLTMATEVAATVERVADLDAVPGAVAAYLASHNLPAEARVAPDVAGLPWASRTALTISAGPARDGDAVSVTGAFAGVAETGTLMLTSGPGHPTTLNFLPDTHIVVLPRSRVVAAYEDGWDRLRAEGGLPRTVNFVTGPSRTGDIEQTIQLGAHGPRRLHILLVEGA, encoded by the coding sequence ATGAGCGATTCGCGTTCGCAGGTGCTGGGGGCGATCCGCGCCGCGCTGGGCGGCGGTGACCGCGCCGAGGCCCGCCGCACGGCGGAGGCCCGCATCGCCGCCCACGCCCGCAACATCGTCCCCGCCCGCACCGCTGTGCCCGCCGCCGAGCTGGCGGACCTGTTCCTCACCATGGCCACCGAGGTGGCGGCGACGGTGGAGCGGGTGGCGGATCTGGACGCCGTGCCCGGTGCGGTGGCCGCCTATCTGGCGTCCCACAACCTGCCGGCGGAGGCGCGGGTGGCGCCCGACGTGGCGGGGCTGCCGTGGGCCAGCCGCACGGCCCTGACCATCTCCGCCGGTCCGGCCCGCGACGGCGATGCGGTATCGGTCACCGGGGCCTTTGCCGGGGTGGCGGAAACCGGGACGCTGATGCTGACCTCCGGTCCCGGCCACCCCACCACGCTGAACTTCCTGCCCGACACCCACATCGTGGTGCTGCCCCGCTCGCGCGTCGTGGCGGCGTACGAGGACGGGTGGGACCGGCTGCGGGCCGAAGGGGGGCTGCCGCGCACGGTCAATTTCGTCACCGGCCCGTCGCGCACCGGCGACATCGAACAGACCATCCAGCTTGGCGCCCACGGGCCGCGCCGGCTGCACATCCTGCTGGTCGAGGGGGCCTGA
- a CDS encoding helix-turn-helix domain-containing protein: MTPFGEKVRALRDARGVTLKQMATDLHISSAYLSALEHGKRGRPSVQFVRQICAYFDIFWDEAEEMERLADLSHPRITVDTAGLSPRATELANRLAQRIADLDAGTVDALLTLLEQAPAPRHPAAARRARPPRR, from the coding sequence GTGACGCCGTTCGGGGAAAAGGTCCGCGCCCTGCGCGATGCCCGCGGGGTGACGCTGAAGCAGATGGCCACCGACCTGCACATCTCCTCCGCCTATCTGTCGGCGCTGGAGCATGGCAAGCGCGGGCGTCCCTCGGTCCAGTTCGTGCGGCAGATCTGCGCCTATTTCGACATCTTCTGGGACGAGGCGGAGGAGATGGAGCGGCTGGCCGACCTGTCCCACCCCCGCATCACCGTGGACACCGCCGGCCTGTCGCCACGGGCGACCGAGCTGGCGAATCGGCTGGCCCAGCGCATCGCCGACCTCGACGCCGGCACGGTGGATGCCCTGCTGACCCTGCTGGAACAGGCCCCCGCCCCCCGCCATCCGGCGGCGGCCCGCCGCGCCCGCCCCCCCCGGCGCTGA
- a CDS encoding helix-turn-helix transcriptional regulator codes for MILTTDDSDSLERLGRRLRLARLRRNLTQADVADRAGVTRKTYQALEAGRPTAGIGLLVKVLAILGYPGRIASLLETDPIGEDLDDIHGRKRAGRTPDVADF; via the coding sequence ATGATCCTGACTACCGACGACAGTGACAGCCTGGAGCGGCTGGGGCGGCGGCTCCGGCTGGCGCGGTTGCGCCGCAATCTGACCCAGGCCGACGTCGCCGACCGGGCTGGCGTCACCCGTAAGACCTATCAGGCATTGGAAGCCGGACGCCCCACCGCCGGCATCGGCCTGCTGGTCAAGGTTCTGGCCATCCTCGGCTATCCCGGCCGCATCGCGTCCCTGCTGGAAACCGACCCCATCGGCGAGGATCTGGACGACATCCACGGGCGCAAGCGCGCGGGAAGGACACCCGATGTGGCCGATTTCTAG
- a CDS encoding PAS domain S-box protein, protein MVRLSRVRAESLGRAMSCSNSEKPSTSGALLDAALRLRLFDEVFAHGEMGISVVDLTYTMTHANPAYAALFGRTPEEMVGRTLESLTLPEDWEWEREVLDRLAGGERPPGVLEKRYRLDDGSVLHVGVHPSLLRDDEGLIIGLVAMVTDRTVLRRREEALERSEERYRAIIETAVEAIMTVTPDGTILEVNPAVESMLGYTADELVGRNVAILMPQDEAGRHAGYMNRYLTTGERRMIGIGRDVPVQRKDGSVFVGWLALTEIKRPGFHVFVGTIRDVSQARQAEAALIQAKEAAELANRAKSAFLSNMSHELRTPLNGILGFADVVQQQMLGALENPQYLAYMAEIKRSGELLLANINDLLEVASIEAGTLDLDETLMDFRDTVVSCLRLVAKRAERGKLKVQADIAAELPPIYADPRALKQVLMHLLSNAIKFTPAGGCIGLAARVDSDGGLVAEVFDTGIGIPEDRMESVMLPFVQGESLLTRHYEGIGLGLSIAKSLMDKHGGRLEIRSHEGVGTTVILRLPPDRVVSDW, encoded by the coding sequence ATGGTTCGCCTTTCACGGGTGCGGGCCGAAAGTCTTGGGCGTGCCATGTCGTGCAGCAATTCCGAAAAACCGTCCACCTCCGGCGCGCTGCTTGATGCCGCGCTGCGCCTGCGCCTGTTCGACGAGGTTTTCGCCCATGGCGAGATGGGCATCAGCGTCGTCGATCTCACCTACACCATGACCCACGCCAACCCGGCCTATGCCGCCCTGTTCGGGCGCACGCCGGAGGAGATGGTCGGGCGCACGCTGGAAAGCCTGACCCTGCCCGAGGATTGGGAATGGGAGCGGGAGGTGCTGGACCGGCTGGCCGGCGGAGAGCGCCCGCCGGGGGTGCTGGAAAAGCGTTACCGCCTGGACGACGGCAGCGTGCTGCATGTGGGCGTGCATCCGTCGCTGCTGCGCGACGACGAGGGGCTGATCATCGGGCTGGTGGCCATGGTCACCGACCGCACCGTGCTGCGCCGCCGGGAAGAGGCGCTGGAACGGTCGGAGGAGCGCTACCGCGCCATCATCGAAACCGCCGTCGAAGCCATCATGACCGTCACCCCCGACGGCACGATCCTGGAAGTGAACCCGGCGGTGGAATCCATGCTGGGCTACACCGCCGACGAGCTGGTGGGCCGCAACGTCGCCATCCTGATGCCGCAGGACGAGGCGGGGCGCCACGCCGGCTATATGAACCGCTATCTCACCACCGGCGAACGGCGGATGATCGGCATCGGGCGTGACGTGCCGGTGCAGCGCAAGGACGGCAGCGTGTTCGTCGGCTGGCTGGCGCTGACCGAGATCAAGCGCCCCGGCTTCCACGTCTTCGTCGGCACCATCCGCGACGTGTCCCAGGCCCGTCAGGCCGAAGCCGCGCTGATTCAGGCGAAAGAGGCGGCGGAACTGGCCAACCGCGCCAAATCCGCCTTTCTGTCGAACATGAGCCACGAGCTGCGCACGCCGCTGAACGGCATCCTGGGCTTTGCCGACGTGGTGCAGCAGCAGATGCTGGGCGCGCTGGAGAATCCGCAGTATCTGGCCTATATGGCCGAGATCAAGCGGTCGGGCGAACTGCTGCTCGCCAACATCAACGACCTGCTGGAGGTGGCGTCCATCGAGGCCGGCACACTGGACCTGGACGAGACGCTGATGGATTTCCGCGACACGGTGGTGTCGTGCCTGCGTCTGGTCGCCAAGCGGGCCGAACGCGGCAAGCTGAAGGTGCAGGCCGACATCGCCGCCGAACTGCCGCCCATCTACGCCGACCCCCGCGCGCTGAAGCAGGTTTTGATGCACCTGCTGTCGAACGCCATCAAGTTCACGCCCGCGGGCGGGTGCATCGGGCTGGCCGCGCGGGTCGATTCCGACGGCGGGCTGGTGGCCGAGGTGTTCGACACCGGCATCGGCATCCCCGAGGACCGCATGGAATCGGTCATGCTGCCCTTCGTGCAGGGGGAATCTCTGCTGACCCGCCATTACGAAGGCATCGGGCTGGGGCTGTCCATCGCCAAGTCGCTGATGGACAAGCACGGCGGGCGGCTGGAAATCCGCTCCCACGAGGGGGTGGGCACCACGGTGATCCTGCGCCTGCCCCCCGACCGGGTGGTCAGCGACTGGTAA
- a CDS encoding phosphatidylserine decarboxylase family protein produces the protein MARPNKRRPGGWLSRDHVVVRKWVEKLKAKAAGTDPATYIPPIKALQAMVANNPVLHASTQSMFVEALAYSKDDPTGAPAVTSWDEFLSLLNTIMATSPEFIVDQGTLEAQGLVGFPINALLDWPMGTVGGTVTFNDTAFNAYFKAVLDYWGRFLCTEPSRYVLAEGDATSDPQSIPWLSAPAKKQMVAVAQQPFADPPRGQTFEDIFDVPDPGDPAYLGFTSWDNFFTRLFKDGQRPVGDSVLVNACESAPLQYQTGVALSSNIWLKGQPYSLNDMLNGDPLAAQFAGGTVYQAFLSALSYHRWHSPVDGVIEKATVVNGTYYLESPSEGIYSDDPDPSAPNASQPFITSVAARAVIFIRADDPAIGLMAMVPVGMAEVSSCEITVVPGQRVSRGDQIGMFHFGGSTHCLVFQPGVELEFQVPVSDKPNLDATNVAVKSNLATVVKR, from the coding sequence ATGGCGCGTCCGAACAAGCGGCGTCCCGGCGGCTGGCTGAGCCGTGACCATGTGGTTGTCCGCAAATGGGTCGAAAAGCTGAAGGCCAAGGCGGCGGGCACCGACCCGGCGACCTATATCCCGCCCATCAAGGCGCTGCAGGCCATGGTGGCGAACAACCCGGTGCTGCATGCCAGCACCCAATCCATGTTCGTCGAGGCTTTGGCCTATTCCAAGGACGATCCCACCGGCGCCCCGGCGGTGACCAGTTGGGACGAGTTCCTGAGCCTGCTGAACACCATCATGGCCACGTCGCCCGAATTCATCGTGGACCAGGGCACGCTGGAGGCGCAGGGGCTGGTGGGCTTCCCCATCAACGCCCTGCTCGACTGGCCGATGGGGACGGTGGGCGGCACGGTGACGTTCAACGACACCGCTTTCAACGCCTATTTCAAGGCGGTGCTGGATTACTGGGGCCGGTTCCTGTGCACCGAGCCGTCACGCTACGTGCTGGCCGAGGGGGACGCCACCAGCGATCCCCAATCCATCCCGTGGCTGAGCGCGCCGGCCAAGAAGCAGATGGTCGCCGTCGCCCAGCAGCCCTTCGCCGACCCGCCGCGCGGCCAGACCTTCGAAGACATCTTCGACGTGCCCGACCCCGGCGACCCGGCCTATCTGGGCTTCACCTCGTGGGACAATTTCTTCACCCGCCTGTTCAAGGACGGGCAGCGGCCCGTCGGCGACTCGGTGCTGGTCAACGCCTGCGAGTCGGCGCCGCTGCAGTACCAGACCGGGGTGGCGCTGTCGTCCAACATCTGGCTGAAGGGGCAGCCCTATTCCCTGAACGACATGCTGAACGGCGACCCGCTGGCCGCCCAGTTCGCCGGCGGCACGGTGTATCAGGCGTTCCTGAGCGCGCTCAGCTACCACCGCTGGCACAGCCCGGTGGACGGGGTGATCGAGAAGGCCACCGTGGTCAACGGCACCTATTACCTGGAAAGCCCGTCGGAAGGCATCTACAGCGACGATCCCGACCCGTCGGCGCCCAACGCCTCGCAGCCCTTCATCACCTCGGTTGCCGCGCGGGCGGTGATCTTCATCCGCGCCGATGATCCCGCGATCGGCCTGATGGCCATGGTGCCGGTGGGCATGGCCGAGGTGTCGAGCTGCGAGATCACCGTGGTGCCGGGCCAGCGGGTCAGCCGCGGCGACCAGATCGGCATGTTCCATTTCGGCGGCTCCACCCATTGCCTGGTGTTCCAGCCGGGGGTGGAACTGGAATTCCAGGTGCCGGTGTCCGACAAACCGAACCTGGACGCCACCAACGTGGCGGTGAAATCCAACCTCGCCACCGTCGTGAAACGGTAA
- the aroA gene encoding 3-phosphoshikimate 1-carboxyvinyltransferase, with product MTNAHSTPAVRPLRSSVSGALTGTLRVPGDKSISHRALMFGAVAMGETTIHGLLEGEDVLNTAAAMRALGAAAACTDGVWRVRGVGLGGLAEPAQVLDMGNSGTAARLLVGLVASHPITTFFTGDGSLVKRPMARVIGPLEKMGASFVSRAGGRLPMAVLGSDKTVPITYRLPVPSAQVKSAVLLCGLNTAGVTTVIESEPTRDHSELMLRHFGATVSVETLEDGALAVSVTGQPELTGRTIHVPADPSSAAFPAVAALLRPDSEVVLTDVGMNPRRTGLYDTLVEMGADIAFENRRDQAGEPVADLRVRGSRLKGVVVPADRAPSMIDEYPILAVAASYAEGTTVMLGLKELRVKESDRLAMVAEGLVRCGVKVEVGADDSLTVHGTGRPPQGGGVIATAMDHRIAMSFLVMGMGSVEPVQVDDSAFIDTSFPGFVGLMNGLGAKIAGV from the coding sequence ATGACCAACGCTCATTCCACCCCGGCGGTCCGCCCCCTGCGCTCGTCGGTCTCCGGCGCGCTGACGGGGACGCTGCGGGTGCCGGGCGACAAGTCGATCTCCCACCGCGCCCTGATGTTCGGCGCGGTGGCCATGGGCGAGACCACCATTCACGGCCTGCTGGAAGGCGAGGACGTGCTGAACACCGCCGCCGCCATGCGCGCGCTGGGGGCGGCGGCGGCCTGCACCGATGGTGTGTGGCGGGTGCGCGGCGTCGGGCTGGGGGGCCTGGCCGAACCGGCGCAGGTGCTGGATATGGGCAACAGCGGCACCGCCGCCCGGCTGCTGGTGGGGCTGGTGGCGTCGCACCCCATCACCACCTTCTTCACCGGCGACGGCTCGCTGGTGAAGCGGCCCATGGCCCGCGTCATCGGGCCGCTGGAAAAGATGGGCGCTTCCTTCGTCAGCCGGGCCGGCGGGCGGCTGCCCATGGCGGTGCTGGGCAGCGACAAGACGGTTCCCATCACCTATCGCCTGCCGGTGCCGTCGGCGCAGGTGAAATCGGCGGTGCTGCTGTGCGGGCTGAACACCGCCGGGGTCACCACCGTCATCGAATCCGAACCCACCCGCGACCACAGCGAACTGATGCTGCGCCATTTCGGCGCCACCGTGTCGGTGGAGACGCTGGAGGATGGGGCGCTGGCGGTGTCGGTCACCGGTCAGCCGGAACTGACGGGCCGCACCATCCACGTGCCCGCCGACCCCAGCAGTGCTGCCTTCCCCGCCGTCGCCGCCCTCCTGCGTCCCGACTCGGAGGTGGTGCTGACCGACGTGGGCATGAACCCGCGCCGCACCGGCCTTTACGACACGCTGGTGGAGATGGGCGCCGACATCGCCTTCGAGAACCGCCGCGATCAGGCGGGCGAGCCGGTGGCCGACCTGCGCGTCAGGGGCAGCCGGCTGAAGGGCGTGGTGGTGCCGGCGGACCGTGCCCCGTCGATGATCGACGAATACCCCATCCTGGCCGTCGCCGCGTCCTACGCCGAGGGCACCACGGTGATGCTGGGCCTGAAGGAACTGCGGGTGAAGGAAAGCGACCGTCTGGCCATGGTGGCCGAGGGGCTGGTCCGCTGCGGGGTCAAGGTGGAGGTCGGGGCCGACGACAGCCTGACCGTTCACGGCACCGGCCGTCCGCCCCAGGGCGGCGGGGTGATCGCCACCGCCATGGACCACCGCATCGCCATGAGCTTCCTGGTGATGGGCATGGGCTCGGTGGAGCCGGTGCAGGTGGACGACAGCGCCTTCATCGACACCAGCTTCCCCGGTTTCGTCGGGCTGATGAACGGTCTGGGCGCCAAGATCGCGGGCGTGTGA
- a CDS encoding Smr/MutS family protein translates to MFGRGRIVLPRRRRSVTEEERSLWQFVVRDADPMPGRTVPVVPVADPMDGVPKDAPEEPAVPAVHRPAGPPKTPRPSAPRPLEVGVFADMDRRTAERLRRGRLELDGRIDLHGMTQTQAHGALMGFVHRAWHEGRRCVLIITGKGTTNPDGGVLRRMVPRWLSESPVRPMVLAVQPAQPRDGGDGALYVLLKRRRQDRDGKGPGTGGTR, encoded by the coding sequence GTGTTCGGACGTGGCCGCATCGTCCTGCCCCGCCGCCGCCGGTCGGTGACGGAGGAGGAACGTTCCCTCTGGCAGTTCGTGGTGCGCGATGCCGATCCCATGCCGGGGCGCACGGTGCCGGTGGTGCCGGTGGCCGACCCCATGGACGGCGTGCCCAAGGACGCACCGGAGGAACCGGCGGTCCCCGCCGTCCACCGCCCCGCCGGCCCGCCCAAGACCCCGCGCCCCAGCGCCCCCCGCCCGCTGGAGGTGGGGGTGTTCGCCGACATGGACCGCCGCACCGCCGAGCGGCTGCGCCGCGGGCGGCTGGAACTGGACGGGCGCATCGATCTGCACGGCATGACCCAGACACAGGCCCACGGGGCGCTGATGGGCTTCGTCCACCGGGCGTGGCACGAGGGGCGGCGCTGCGTGCTCATCATCACCGGCAAGGGCACCACCAACCCCGACGGCGGGGTGCTGCGCCGCATGGTGCCGCGCTGGCTGTCGGAATCGCCCGTGCGCCCCATGGTGCTGGCGGTGCAGCCGGCCCAGCCCCGCGACGGCGGCGACGGTGCGCTCTATGTGCTGCTCAAGCGCCGCCGGCAGGACCGCGACGGGAAGGGGCCGGGGACGGGGGGGACGCGGTGA